The Erwinia billingiae Eb661 nucleotide sequence ACCGCGCCTTGCCACGGCCAGCACTGCACCCGTACTCTCTCCAGCGCCGCAATCAGCCGCTGCTGATGTTCGTCCAGACTCTCTTTCCCACAGCAGGCACCGGCACAGCGACCCAGGCTGGCGCGGAAACAGGCGCGTCCTTTGCTCAGCTTCTCCAGCCCTAAAACCCCCAGACACAAGCGCTGTTCATCGGCAATTTTCTGCAATTTTTCCAATGCGGCATGGCGGCTGGCATACAGGCCAAACAGATCCGGCGTATGGGAAAAGTCGAGATCTTTGGCATACACCACGGTCGGTTTTTCTCCGGCCATATGCAGTGAACAAAGCTGACGGTTTTTACGCAACCGCTTATTAAACAACGGCTGCTGCACCTTGATCATCTGTGCTTCCAGCAGCAGGGCGCCCAGCTCTCCGGCCGTTGGGATAAAGGTGACACGCTTTGCCTGACGCAGCATTTTTGCTTCATCGGCGGTGCGGAAATGGGACATCACCCGACTGCGCAAATTGACGCTCTTGCCAATATATAGCGGCATAGTTTCACTCTCGCCGTGAAAAACATACACGCCGGGCAGAGAAGGTAAGCCTTCAAGATACGGTCGGAGATGGTCGGGATATTGGTAGATCGCCGCGGGTTCAAATTCCAGGCGATGGCTTGCTGCACGTCTTGGCACACTGCGCTCCAGTTACTGTTTACTTGTACAGTGTAGCAGGACGTCTGCGGATAAAAAAGCGCCAGTTATCGCGTGGCGCGCCAGCAAATCAGCGAACCCAACGTTACCATGACCACGCCTTGCCAGAAGCTGAAGGCGGGCGTGAGCTGTAACCACAGCGTGGCGAGCAACGCAGAGAACACCGGCGTAAAGTACGAGGCGGTTGCCAGCAGCGTCATGTTGCCATGCTGAATGCCGGCATTCCACGCGGAGTAAGCGATGGCGGTGGAGGCGGCCATAAACAGCACTTCAGCCACCACGCCGGGGGAGAAATGCATCGGCTCCGGCTGGCCACCAATGGCGAATTTCAGCCACAGCGCTATCGCGGTGATCAGGAAGAACAGGGTGACGCCGCTCTGACCTTCGGCATAACGACGGGTAACGTTGTTATACAGCGCCCAGGCAATCGCGGCGAAAAACGCCAGGCCATAGGCCAGCGGGTTGTCCATCACGTTGTGCCACAACAGCTGTGGCGTCCAGACGCTGTGGCCTTTCAGTACCCAGACGATGCCGCCCAGCGCCAACGCCAGGCCTGGCCACAGCCACCAACGAAAGCGTTGCTGATTAAACGGGATAGCAAAGACAATGGTCAGGCTGGGCCACAGGTAATTGATCATCCCCAGCTCCAGCGCCTGCGGGCGGTTGTGGGCCAGACCGATCGACACCGCCAGACAGATTTCGTAGCTGACAAACAGCGCGCCGCCCCACCATAAATAGCGCGGAGGCAGATTGCGCCAGCGGGGCAGGCCGCGAGCGAGACACAGGAACAGCGCGCTGGCGCTGTAGATCAATGCTGCGCCGCCGGTGGCGCCAAGCGATTCAGAGATGCTGCGGATCAGCCCTACGGTGGTGCTCCATAAAACTATGGCGCACAGGCCAGTCAGGGTTGCGCGTTGCGGTGTCAGTGCCATCAGAGTCCGTTATGATGAAAAAGGGCGGTGAGGACCGCCCGGAGTGACGAGGTGAGGGTTATTTCTTCCAGAAGTCGTCGAACACGGTAATCGGTGGGCGACGCTTGTGCTCGGTCTTCAGATACCAGCCTTCAATGATTTTGGCGGCGGCATCGTCAATGGTTTTGCCTTCCAGATACTGGTCGATCATCTCATAGGTGACACCCAGCGCGACTTCATCCTGCAAGCCTGGACGGTCATCTTCCAGATCGGCGGTCGGCTGTTTCAGGTAGAGATGTTCCGGGCAGCCCAGTTCTTTTAATAGCTGTTTGCCCTGGCCTTTGTTCAGACGGAAGATGGGGTTGATATCGGTGCCGCCATCACCGTATTTGGTGAAGAAGCCGGTCACCGCTTCCGCAGCATGGTCCGTTCCGACCACCACACCGGCGTTCATCCCGGCAATGCTGTACTGCGCCTTCATGCGCTCGCGGGCCTTTTCGTTACCGCGAATAAAGTCCGACAGCGTAACGCCGGCATCGCGAAGGGCTTTCTCGCTGGCCAGAATCGCTTCTTTGATATTGACCGTCAGCACGCGGTCCGGCTTGATAAAGTCGATGGCATCCTGGCAATCCTGCTCGTCCGCCTGCACGCCATAAGGCAAACGCACGGCAATAAACTGGTAAGCGCTGTCGCCGGTTTCTTCACGCAGTTCGGCGATCGCCGTTTGACTGAGTTTGCCGGTCAGGGTGGAGTCCTGACCGCCGCTGATGCCCAGTACCAGAGACTTGATAAAGGGATAGGTTTTCAGATACGACTTGAGAAAGTCGACGCTGGTGCGAATTTCCTGCTTAACCTCAATGGTGGGCTTAACGCCCAGCGCTTCGATAATTTCCTGTTGCAGAGCCATTTACCTCTCCTCAGATTCGTTCCGCGCGATCCGCGGCAGTTAAAAAATGTCTGCGGTAAAACTAACGCGACCGGGGCGAAACAACAAGAATCAATGCTGTTGTTTCGCCACCTTTTACTGATTAATCAGACGTTTTCGGTTTTTGGGTCAGCAGTAAAAACAGTGTGATTGCCAGCATATAGCAGCCAAAAATGGTCGCCGTCATGGTCAGCACCGAGGTGCCGCCGATGCCGGTGACCGGCACAGCGATGCCGCCAAGCGTAAACATGGTGACGCCCATCACCGCTGAAGCACTGCCGGCGCGATGTCCCTGACTTTGCATCGCCAGTGATGCTGCCGCCACACCCACCGCGCCATTACTGGCCACGCTGAAGAACAGGGCCACCAGCACCATCGGTAACGCCGCGCCGGTCAGCCCGGTAATCAGCAGGGTGCCGGAGGAGACGAAAGCCAGCGTTAAGGCACCTTTAACCACGCGATATTCGCCAAACAGCGGACTCAGGCGGGCACTGATTTGAGATGCAAGGATCAGACCAACGCCGTTGGCCGCAAAGCAGAAACTGAAGGCCTGAGGCGACAGTCCGTACAGCTGCTGCAGGACGAAAGGCGAGGCGCCGATATAGGCAAACATGCCGGACATCATAAAGCCCTGCGTCAGGCAGAAGCCCATAAAGGGACGGTGTTTAATCACCGAGCCCAGCGCGGCCCAGGCCGAGAAAATGCTGCCCTGGCTGCGCCTTTCGGGGATCAAGGTTTCGGTCAGCTTCACTTTTGCCAGTACAAACAGCAGCGCGGCAATGGCGGCAATCACCATAAACAGCCCGCGCCAGTCCAGTACGGCCATCAACGCGCCGCCCATCACCGGCGCGGCAATCGGCGCCAGGCCGTTCACCAGCATCAGCAGGGCAAAGAAGCGCGTCAGCTCATGACCGCTGTACATATCACGGGCAATGGCGCGCGACAGCACTGCGCCACCGGCACCGAACAGCCCTTCACACAGACGCGCCAGCAACAGCTGGTTGATATTCTGTGCCAGCGCGCAGCCTACTGACGCAATCAGCAGCAGCACCAGCGAGATTAGCAGCGGCTTGATGCGGCCAAACTTGTCGCTCATCGGGCCAAAGATCAGCTGACCTAATCCCAGGCCGATCAGGCCGGCGGTCAGGCTTAACTGCGCGGTGGCGGTTGGCGTCTGCAAATCCTTTGCCAGAGACGGCAGGGCAGGAAGATAAAGATCGATACAAAGCGGCCCGAGAGCCGCCAGAAGTCCAAGCGTAATGGCATAGCCAATACGGTTACGGTGTGCAGTTGTCATTTTTCCTCTGTCTTAAAAAGGTGGTCCATAAATTGTTGGTATAAGGCGAAGAGTCTTTCCGCTGACGCTTTCTGAGGCGTCAGTCGGCGATACGACGTACCTTCGGCCAGTACGGCAAACACTTCCACGCAGGCGCGGATATGCTCATCGTCGAGGTCGGGATGGCTTTTTTTCACATTCTGGCAGGCATGAGAGAACATCCGCTCATCGGCCTCCACCATCATGCTGGCTACCGCCGGGTTGCGGGTCGCTTCGGCGGCGACTTCCAGCATCAAGGCTTCATCATCCTCATCCAGCGCATGACGCCATGCCAGTAGCTGCGGCAGATTGAGCGAGGTGGTGGTCTCTTCGATATAGACCAGGCGGTTATCGATGATCCTTTTCACTATCTCAGCAATAATCGCGTCTTTATTGGTGAAGTAACGATAAATCTGCCCAACGCTCAGGCGAGCTTCAGCCGCCAGCTGCGCCATACTGGCAGCATGAAATCCAGAGCGACGAAAACAACGCCGTCCGGCGGCGATAATTTCATCCTGGCGTTGACGATGGCGGGCATCGCGGGCTTCATTTGGGGTACTCATCATGACCTCAAGCCGGTAAGCGGTTCGCGGGTGAGCGAAAACCTGCGGGATAGCGGGGTGAGAGCGAACGTTCATTCTCAACGCCGGCATTATAGGCTTGCGGAGGTTCGGTGGCGAAGTGTTTTGGGCAATTTGCTGCCATAAAGTTGATAAATCAGCGTTTATGTACCAGGCTTATCCTCACATGGAAAATAAACGAGGAATAAAAACATGAATAAAGTAACGGGATTTATTGGTGCTGCGGTGGCTCTGGCCGTGTTGTCTGGTTGTTCGGCCTATGACCGTGCAGAAAGCTACGTGACCAAACCGGTTGTTCAGGACGTGAAGAAAGGAATGACCCGCCAGCAGGTTCGTGATATTGCCGGTCCTCCTTCTACCGAAATCACCATGGTCCATGCCCGTGGTACTTGCCAGAGCTATGTGCTCGGCGAGCGTGATGGCAAAATCCAGACTTACTTCGTCAGCTACAGTGATACTGGCCGTGTGATGAACTATGGCTTCCAGAGCTGTAAAGAGTACGATACCGATCCGCAAGCGGCTCAGTAATCGCACCCGCTTAATGAAAAACGGTCACCTTCGGGTGACCGTTTTTTTTTGCAAGTTACAGGCCCGGCGGGCGAGGCACTTCGAGATAACGACCGTCGATGTCGCGACGGTAGTAGTGGCCATCCTGCACATAAAAACGTTCGCCGTTGTAATCCAGTGAACGCATATCGCCGCTGACGCGCTCAATCGGAGGCTGCACCACCACATAGGTATTGTCGTTCTGCCGCTGATAGTAGTTACCGTTCAACGCGTAATAGGTCAGGCCGCCGATTAACACCGCAGCTGCCGCTTCTGGCAGGAAAGAGAGGTGGTCTGGCCCGTGGCCACCGTGCCATCCATGTCCTGGATCGCCATGCCAGTCAGGACCTGGGCCCGGTCCCCAGCCACCTGGGTGGGCAAAGGCCAGCGCAGGCGACAACAACGTTACAACTAACAGTGCACTCATCACCTTTTTCATAAGGATCCTCCTGGTTCTGACTGACGCTAACATTACGCCGCGCCAGTCAAAACGCAAGAGCAAGTGGGCCGCTATTGTGGCTTGCTAACAGTGCTTAACACTTCCTTAACGCTTCCTCCATCAAGCCTGTCATATCACGACGTTGTGCTGATTAAAACCTCAGCTAATACCGCAACTTCCCGATCGTTAAGCCGGCACGCTCAACGCTTTTTGACTGCGTGACCAGATGCGGTGCGCGCCCATCGCTGCAAGGAACTCGCTCATGAACACGCCTTCGGCTTTACTGTCTTCAATGATGCCTTCTTCCTGCTGATCGTCAGCCAGACCAAACTGGGATTTGAAGCGCCGGGCATCGCCACTCAGGCCGATCACTTTCAGGTGCTTATAGGCTTCCAGCAGAAAGTAACGCGCATCGCCACTCAGCAGCAGCGCATCAATATTGCCATCTGGCACGATCACCGCATCAAAGGTCAGTGACGGCAGTCCGCTGAAGGTGGCATCGATCGGCAAATCTGAGCCATCATCGGCCCGAACCTGGCCCATATGGGGCGCAATCAGCTTGGCGTGAACCCCGTGTTGCTTAAGCTCCATCAGGATTGCCAGCGTATCCGCCGCAATCACACCATCACTCATGAGCAATGCAACCTGACGACCTTTAATGGTGCCATTGGGAACGGCATACAGACTCAGACTGGCGTCCTTTTTTAGCCCGTTTACATCCTTCGGCGGCGCAGTGTGCATCTTCTCGTCGGAAAGGGAGATCCCCAGGTGCTCGGCCACACCGTTTGCCAGCGAAATATCGATATGCACCAGATGATCCACTACCCGCTCGCGAATATATTCACGCGCGACCTTGCTGAGCTCAAACGAGAAGGCATCCACAATATGCTGTTGCTCTACCGGCGTCTGGCTGTTCCAGAACAGGCGAGGCTGCGAGTAATACTCACCAAATGAGGGGCTGCGCTCGCGGATTTTGTGGCCTTCAATCCGTTCCTGATAGCTTTCGAAGCCGCCGCGATGCGGTGAGGGGGGCGTTTCACGCGGCCAGTTATCATTGATTGAATTCGGCTCGTAGTTCGCCGGGTTGGTATCAATGTCCATCCGGTGCATGCCCTGACGCTGGAAGTTGTGGTAAGGGCAAACCGGGCGGTTTATCGGGATCTCATGGAAGTTTGGCCCGCCAAGGCGACTGATCTGCGTATCGGTGTAGGAGAACAGCCGGCCCTGCAGCAGCGGATCGTTGGAGAAGTCCATGCCGGGAACAATGTGGCCGGGATGGAAGGCCACCTGTTCGGTTTCGGCAAAGAAGTTATCAGGATTTCGGTTGAGCACCATCTTGCCAATCAGCTCCACCGGCACCAGCTCCTCCGGGATCAGCTTGGTGGCATCAAGGATATCGAAGTCGAATTTGAATTCATCCTCCTCGGCGATCAGCTGCACGCCAAGTTCATATTCCGGGTAGTCGCCCGCTTCAATCGCTTCCCACAGGTCGCGGCGGTGGAAGTCCGGATCGCGCCCGGTCAGCTTTTGCGCCTCGTCCCATAGTAGCGATGCCTTCCCGGCAACGGGCTTCCAGTGGAAACGCACGAAGGTGGATTTCCCTTCGGCATTGATAAAGCGGAAGGTGTGAATACCAAACCCTTCCATAGTGCGATAGCTGCGGGGAATGCCGCGATCGGACATCGCCCACATCACGTTATGCAGGGTTTCAGGTTGCAGCGACACATAATCCCAGAAGGTGTCGTGGGCACTTTGTCCCTGTGGAATTTCATTGTGGGGCTCAGGTTTAACCGCATGGACAAAATCAGGGAATTTATGCGCATCCTGAATAAAGAAGACCGGTGTGTTGTTACCGACTAAATCAAACACGCCTTCATCGGTATAGAACTTTGTCGCCCAGCCACGAATATCTCTTACCGTATCAGCCGATCCCGCACCGCCCTGCACGGTAGAAAAACGCACAAAGACCGGCGTGATCCGCTCCGGGTCGCGCAGGAAGTCCGCTTTGGTGATCTCGCTCATATCCCGGTAGGGCTGAAAATAGCCGTGAGCCGCCGAGCCACGGGCGTGGACGATGCGCTCGGGGATCCGTTCGTGGTCAAAATGGGTGATTTTCTCGCGCAGGATAAAATCTTCCAGCAGCGTTGGGCCACGGGTTCCGGCACGCAGGGAGTTTTGATCGTCGGCGATGCGGGTGCCCTGATTAGTAGTCAGCGGGAAGTTTTCACCTCCTTTACGGAAGGTCTCCAGCGAATCAAGCTTGGCGTTATGGGTATCAGGTGCTTTCAGGCTGCCGGGTGCCGTAGGCTGTTTGCCTGGCGCGGTGGGTTCAGCCAGCGGCTTGTGTGAACCATCTTCAGGGGCCAGTGAATCCATACCTGGTCGCGCAGAATCGGGGCCGGTAGAGGGCGCATTATGACTCAGTTCCTTGTTATCGGTTTCTTTCGACATGCTCACTTACTCCTGCAATTGTCGTTTCAGACTCCAGTAACTATAGAACAGGGACGCGGGTACGCCCGGAAAGTGCAGGGATATGCGGCGGGGGAATCATGACAGGATGTTTGGTGGGATAAAACAGAACGGGCCAGCAGTGTGCCGGCCCGTGTGGAGATCAACGGTGCGCCAGTTCCACGTCGTTATCTGCATCGGCATTTAACAACGTTTTATCGGTCTGCTTCAGCCACTGGCTGGTCAGCGTACCGGCGGTCATCGAGCCGTTGACGTTCAGTGCCGTGCGGCCCATATCAATCAGCGGTTCAATGGAGATCAGTAATGCGACCAGCGTCACCGGCAAGCCCATGGTTGGCAGGACAATCAGCGCCGCGAAGGTCGCTCCGCCGCCAACACCGGCCACACCCGCTGAACTCAGCGTAACGATGCCGACCAGCGTGGCAATCCACATTGGATCAAAGGGATTGATGCCAACGGTTGGTGCAACCATTACCGCCAGCATGGTTGGGTAGAGTCCCGCACAGCCATTCTGGCCAATGGTGGCACCGAACGAGGCGGAGAAGCTGGCAATGGATTCCGGGATGCCCAGACGACGCGTCTGTGCTTCAACGCTCAGCGGAATGGTCGCGGCGCTGGAACGGCTGGTGAAGGCGAAGGTAATCACCGGCCAGACTTTGCGGAAGAAGCGGCGTGGATTCACGCCATTAACTGACAGCAGCAGCGCGTGTACCGCAAACATGATCGCCAGACCGAGATAAGACGCCACCACGAAGCCGCCCAGCTTGATAATGTCGTTCACGTTGGAGCTGGCAACCACTTTGGTCATCAGCGCCAGCACACCAAATGGGGTGAGCTTCATGATCAAACGCACCAGCTTCATCACCCATGCCTGCAGCACGTCAATGGCAGCCAGCACGCGTTCACCTTTGGGTTTGTCGTCGCGCAGCAGATGCAGAGCAGCAACACCGAGGAAGGCGGCAAAGATCACCACGCTGATAATTGAGGTCGGGCTTGCGCCGGTCAAATCAGCAAACGGGTTTTTCGGCACAAAGGAGAGTAGCAGCTGAGGCGTGGAGAGGTCAGCCACTTTGCCCACATAGTTATTTTGCAACGCAGCCAGACGCGCGGTTTCCTGCACACCCTGCACCAGGCCTGTGGCATTCAGACCAAACAGCCAGGTCACAAACACCCCTACCAACGCGGAGATGGCGGTGGTAAACAGCAGCACGCCAATGGTCAGTACGCTGATTTTGCCCAACGACGAGGCATTATGCAGACGGGCAACCGCGCTCAGGATCGAGGCGAAGACCAGCGGCATCACAATCATTTGCAGCAGTTGCACATAGCCGTTGCCGACAACGTTAATCCAGCTGATCGACTCTTTCAGCACCGGGCTGTCAGAACCATAAATAGTGTGCAGGCCCAGGCCAAACAGTACGCCGAGCACCAGTCCCACCAGGACTTTTTTCGACAGGCTCCAGTTGGCGCCGCCGGTTTTGGCGAGGATCACTAACAGGGCAACAAACGCGGCCAGGTTAGCGAGTAATGGAAGGTTCATCCCCAATTCTCCAGTCAATATGGCGTAATTCCCTACGCCGGTAAGCTTCAGATAATTTTTATCGCGTACCAAGTACGACACGTGCGTGAATGGTATCAGCTCAAACTGGTGCTGCCATATATCCAAAAAATATGGCTTATAACGATTTGCGTTTAATTGGGTGTTTAATGGGCGTTTTGCGAGTTTATCAGCCGGTTCATGCCGCTTTGCACCGAATTAACCATTTGCGCGGGCCAGCCGGACGCACCAAAGGGGGGCATTCCCTGCGGAAACCACATGGCGTAAC carries:
- a CDS encoding L-cystine transporter, with translation MNLPLLANLAAFVALLVILAKTGGANWSLSKKVLVGLVLGVLFGLGLHTIYGSDSPVLKESISWINVVGNGYVQLLQMIVMPLVFASILSAVARLHNASSLGKISVLTIGVLLFTTAISALVGVFVTWLFGLNATGLVQGVQETARLAALQNNYVGKVADLSTPQLLLSFVPKNPFADLTGASPTSIISVVIFAAFLGVAALHLLRDDKPKGERVLAAIDVLQAWVMKLVRLIMKLTPFGVLALMTKVVASSNVNDIIKLGGFVVASYLGLAIMFAVHALLLSVNGVNPRRFFRKVWPVITFAFTSRSSAATIPLSVEAQTRRLGIPESIASFSASFGATIGQNGCAGLYPTMLAVMVAPTVGINPFDPMWIATLVGIVTLSSAGVAGVGGGATFAALIVLPTMGLPVTLVALLISIEPLIDMGRTALNVNGSMTAGTLTSQWLKQTDKTLLNADADNDVELAHR
- the yddG gene encoding aromatic amino acid DMT transporter YddG produces the protein MALTPQRATLTGLCAIVLWSTTVGLIRSISESLGATGGAALIYSASALFLCLARGLPRWRNLPPRYLWWGGALFVSYEICLAVSIGLAHNRPQALELGMINYLWPSLTIVFAIPFNQQRFRWWLWPGLALALGGIVWVLKGHSVWTPQLLWHNVMDNPLAYGLAFFAAIAWALYNNVTRRYAEGQSGVTLFFLITAIALWLKFAIGGQPEPMHFSPGVVAEVLFMAASTAIAYSAWNAGIQHGNMTLLATASYFTPVFSALLATLWLQLTPAFSFWQGVVMVTLGSLICWRATR
- the cho gene encoding excinuclease Cho translates to MPRRAASHRLEFEPAAIYQYPDHLRPYLEGLPSLPGVYVFHGESETMPLYIGKSVNLRSRVMSHFRTADEAKMLRQAKRVTFIPTAGELGALLLEAQMIKVQQPLFNKRLRKNRQLCSLHMAGEKPTVVYAKDLDFSHTPDLFGLYASRHAALEKLQKIADEQRLCLGVLGLEKLSKGRACFRASLGRCAGACCGKESLDEHQQRLIAALERVRVQCWPWQGAVGVVEQGINHQQIHIINNWFYLGSVEDLAQASELTTTPQGFDSDGYKILCKPILSGKFPILPLP
- a CDS encoding TetR/AcrR family transcriptional regulator translates to MSTPNEARDARHRQRQDEIIAAGRRCFRRSGFHAASMAQLAAEARLSVGQIYRYFTNKDAIIAEIVKRIIDNRLVYIEETTTSLNLPQLLAWRHALDEDDEALMLEVAAEATRNPAVASMMVEADERMFSHACQNVKKSHPDLDDEHIRACVEVFAVLAEGTSYRRLTPQKASAERLFALYQQFMDHLFKTEEK
- a CDS encoding multidrug effflux MFS transporter, with the translated sequence MTTAHRNRIGYAITLGLLAALGPLCIDLYLPALPSLAKDLQTPTATAQLSLTAGLIGLGLGQLIFGPMSDKFGRIKPLLISLVLLLIASVGCALAQNINQLLLARLCEGLFGAGGAVLSRAIARDMYSGHELTRFFALLMLVNGLAPIAAPVMGGALMAVLDWRGLFMVIAAIAALLFVLAKVKLTETLIPERRSQGSIFSAWAALGSVIKHRPFMGFCLTQGFMMSGMFAYIGASPFVLQQLYGLSPQAFSFCFAANGVGLILASQISARLSPLFGEYRVVKGALTLAFVSSGTLLITGLTGAALPMVLVALFFSVASNGAVGVAAASLAMQSQGHRAGSASAVMGVTMFTLGGIAVPVTGIGGTSVLTMTATIFGCYMLAITLFLLLTQKPKTSD
- the nadE gene encoding ammonia-dependent NAD(+) synthetase, which codes for MALQQEIIEALGVKPTIEVKQEIRTSVDFLKSYLKTYPFIKSLVLGISGGQDSTLTGKLSQTAIAELREETGDSAYQFIAVRLPYGVQADEQDCQDAIDFIKPDRVLTVNIKEAILASEKALRDAGVTLSDFIRGNEKARERMKAQYSIAGMNAGVVVGTDHAAEAVTGFFTKYGDGGTDINPIFRLNKGQGKQLLKELGCPEHLYLKQPTADLEDDRPGLQDEVALGVTYEMIDQYLEGKTIDDAAAKIIEGWYLKTEHKRRPPITVFDDFWKK
- a CDS encoding DUF6515 family protein, which codes for MKKVMSALLVVTLLSPALAFAHPGGWGPGPGPDWHGDPGHGWHGGHGPDHLSFLPEAAAAVLIGGLTYYALNGNYYQRQNDNTYVVVQPPIERVSGDMRSLDYNGERFYVQDGHYYRRDIDGRYLEVPRPPGL
- the osmE gene encoding osmotically-inducible lipoprotein OsmE: MNKVTGFIGAAVALAVLSGCSAYDRAESYVTKPVVQDVKKGMTRQQVRDIAGPPSTEITMVHARGTCQSYVLGERDGKIQTYFVSYSDTGRVMNYGFQSCKEYDTDPQAAQ
- the katE gene encoding catalase HPII, which codes for MSKETDNKELSHNAPSTGPDSARPGMDSLAPEDGSHKPLAEPTAPGKQPTAPGSLKAPDTHNAKLDSLETFRKGGENFPLTTNQGTRIADDQNSLRAGTRGPTLLEDFILREKITHFDHERIPERIVHARGSAAHGYFQPYRDMSEITKADFLRDPERITPVFVRFSTVQGGAGSADTVRDIRGWATKFYTDEGVFDLVGNNTPVFFIQDAHKFPDFVHAVKPEPHNEIPQGQSAHDTFWDYVSLQPETLHNVMWAMSDRGIPRSYRTMEGFGIHTFRFINAEGKSTFVRFHWKPVAGKASLLWDEAQKLTGRDPDFHRRDLWEAIEAGDYPEYELGVQLIAEEDEFKFDFDILDATKLIPEELVPVELIGKMVLNRNPDNFFAETEQVAFHPGHIVPGMDFSNDPLLQGRLFSYTDTQISRLGGPNFHEIPINRPVCPYHNFQRQGMHRMDIDTNPANYEPNSINDNWPRETPPSPHRGGFESYQERIEGHKIRERSPSFGEYYSQPRLFWNSQTPVEQQHIVDAFSFELSKVAREYIRERVVDHLVHIDISLANGVAEHLGISLSDEKMHTAPPKDVNGLKKDASLSLYAVPNGTIKGRQVALLMSDGVIAADTLAILMELKQHGVHAKLIAPHMGQVRADDGSDLPIDATFSGLPSLTFDAVIVPDGNIDALLLSGDARYFLLEAYKHLKVIGLSGDARRFKSQFGLADDQQEEGIIEDSKAEGVFMSEFLAAMGAHRIWSRSQKALSVPA